From a single Populus trichocarpa isolate Nisqually-1 chromosome 17, P.trichocarpa_v4.1, whole genome shotgun sequence genomic region:
- the LOC7461311 gene encoding cyclin-dependent protein kinase inhibitor SMR6: protein MGFSKKTQVDSGLDSEGKKWVIAGIAIRTSLKPVNTKSRVKDCDGDEEEFSTTPTAKEARIPERLPCPPAPRKRRPSSRCNYSGVREFFTPPDLETVFKCYVEKAN, encoded by the coding sequence ATGGGTTTTTCAAAGAAGACACAGGTGGATTCAGGTTTGGACTCTGAAGGGAAGAAATGGGTGATCGCCGGAATAGCAATAAGGACTTCACTGAAGCCGGTAAACACGAAATCAAGAGTGAAAGATTGCGATGGTGACGAAGAGGAGTTTTCTACTACGCCAACAGCCAAAGAGGCAAGAATACCGGAGAGATTGCCATGCCCGCCTGCTCCAAGGAAGCGGCGGCCGTCTTCAAGGTGTAACTACAGTGGTGTTAGGGAGTTCTTTACTCCTCCTGATTTGGAAACAGTGTTTAAATGCTATGTTGAGAAAGCAAATTGA